Proteins from a single region of Corylus avellana chromosome ca11, CavTom2PMs-1.0:
- the LOC132165905 gene encoding zinc finger CCCH domain-containing protein 64, producing MASPRILLCGDVLGRLSQLFKRVSTVNKSAGPFDALLCVGQFFPESPDQLDELADYTEGRSKVPLPTYFIGDYGVGAFKVLSAASRDPANKGFKMDGLRVCENLFWLKGSGKFTLHGLSVAYLSGRHSSDGQQFGMYTQDDVDALRAIAEEPGVVDLFLTNEWPSGVTNEAATSDLPLGFSDSFGSDSTVSELVAEIKPRYHIAGTRGIFYAREPYSNIDAVHVTRFLGLASVGNKDKQKFIHAISPTPASVMSAVELSMKSSNTTLSPYTYSEQTVHAKEATKRPSDSVYDSQYWRYDVSQKRQRYGAGDGRQLCFKFVSSGSCPRGEKCNFQHDSNAREQFLRGVCLDFINKGKCEKGPDCNFKHSLQDEGESNSHWKRGSENARTNRSKECWFCISSPNVESHLIISIGEHYYCALAKGPLVEDHVLIIPIEHLPNTLSLPQEHETELLGFQNSLKRYYKNQGKSVVFFERVSERITHANHQAIPIPSSRAAAVQDIFNLAAEKLGFKFVALKTNENADGRKLLRTQFNREFNFFYVELPNGTILSHLVEENESFPAQFGREVLAGLLKIADRANWRNHADSKEEETKMAENFKSRFQEFDPNK from the exons ATGGCTTCCCCAAGAATTCTGCTCTGCGGCGACGTTCTTGGCCGCCTCAGCCAGCTCTTCAAGCGGGTCTCAacg gTCAACAAATCGGCGGGCCCATTCGACGCGCTACTCTGCGTGGGCCAGTTCTTCCCGGAATCGCCAGACCAGCTCGACGAGCTTGCGGACTACACCGAAGGCCGGTCGAAAGTCCCTCTTCCCACGTACTTCATCGGCGACTACGGCGTCGGCGCTTTTAAGGTACTATCGGCGGCTTCCAGGGACCCTGCTAACAAAGGGTTCAAGATGGACGGCCTCAGGGTCTGTGAGAATCTTTTCTGGTTGAAAGGCAGTGGCAAGTTCACGCTCCATG GGTTATCTGTGGCGTATTTGTCTGGTAGGCATTCATCCGATGGTCAACAGTTCGGAATGTACACGCAAGATGATGTGGACGCTTTAAGAGCTATAGCTGAGGAACCTGGAGTAGTTGACTTGTTCCTA ACTAATGAATGGCCGAGTGGGGTGACAAATGAAGCAGCTACATCTGATCTTCCCCTAGGATTCTCTGATTCATTTGGCAGCGATTCTACCGTATCGGAATTAGTAGCAGAGATAAAACCACG GTATCACATTGCAGGTACTAGAGGCATTTTCTATGCTCGTGAACCTTACTCTAACATTGATGCTGTGCATGTAACCCGATTCTTGGGTCTTGCTTCTGTTGGGAATAAAGATAAACAG AAATTTATTCATGCGATTTCTCCTACTCCAGCATCTGTCATGTCAGCTGTTGAGCTTAGTATGAAGTCCTCAAACACTACCTTGTCTCCATATACATATTCAGAGCAAACAGTCCATGCCAAGGAAGCCACAAAGAGGCCTAGTGATAGTGTTTATGACTCACAATATTGGAGATATGATGTCTCCCAAAAACGGCAGAGATATGGAGCAGGAGATGGTCGTCAGCTGTGTTTTAAATTTGTATCTTCTGGGTCTTGTCCGCGAGGGGAAAAATGCAACTTTCAACATGACAGCAATGCAAGAGAACAGTTTCTGAGAGGTGTTTGTTTGGATTTTATTAACAAAGGAAAATGTGAAAAGGGTCCAGATTGCAACTTTAAGCACAGCCTGCAGGATGAAGGTGAGAGCAATTCTCACTGGAAACGAGGATCTGAGAATGCTAGAACTAACAG GTCAAAAGAGTGCTGGTTTTGTATTTCAAGCCCCAACGTAGAGTCACATTTAATCATCAGCATAGGAGAGCATTACTACTGTGCACTGGCTAAAGGCCCGCTTGTTGAAGACCATGTACTAATAATACCTATTGAGCATTTGCCTAATACCCTTTCACTACCACAGGAACATGAAACTGAGCTTCTTGGATTCCAGAATAGTCTCAAGAGGTATTATAAGAATCAAGGGAAATCAGTTGTTTTCTTTGAGCGGGTTTCAGAACGTATTACTCATGCTAATCATCAG GCTATTCCTATTCCATCATCCAGAGCGGCTGCTGTTCAAGATATATTTAACTTAGCTGCTGAAAAGCTGGGATTTAAATTTGTGGCCTTGAAAA CGAATGAGAATGCTGATGgaagaaaattgttgaggacACAATTCAATAGGGAGTTTAACTTCTTCTATGTTGAACTCCCTAATGGTACAATATTATCACATTTGGTTGAGGAAAATGAGAGTTTTCCTGCTCAATTTGGACGCGAG GTTCTGGCAGGCTTGCTGAAGATAGCAGATAGGGCTAATTGGAGGAATCATGCAGATAGCAAAGAAGAGGAAACAAAGATGGCAGAAAATTTCAAGAGTCGATTTCAAGAATTTGATCCAAATAAGTGA